Proteins encoded by one window of Vibrio rumoiensis:
- a CDS encoding RNA methyltransferase: protein MPSLNSHITIGLTNPKSPSNVGAVMRAAGCYRADAVRYTGVRYEKAAKFHTDTKSAARHIPLDGVDDMLQGLDAETKIVCVELAEGAISLPEFVHPEKALYVFGPEDGSIDQAVVSKADAVVYVPTVGCMNLAATVNVLLYDRLAKSSNVEQGDDLIRKSRDNRNKLQVV, encoded by the coding sequence ATGCCTAGTTTAAATTCTCATATTACGATTGGTTTAACCAACCCTAAAAGCCCGTCTAATGTTGGCGCTGTGATGCGTGCCGCGGGTTGTTATCGCGCAGATGCAGTGCGTTATACGGGGGTGCGATATGAAAAAGCAGCTAAGTTTCATACTGATACCAAAAGTGCTGCCCGTCATATTCCACTTGATGGGGTCGATGACATGCTGCAAGGCTTGGATGCGGAGACCAAGATCGTGTGTGTTGAATTAGCGGAAGGCGCGATTTCTCTACCGGAATTTGTTCACCCAGAAAAAGCGTTATACGTGTTTGGCCCCGAAGATGGCAGCATCGATCAAGCTGTGGTATCAAAGGCGGATGCCGTTGTTTATGTGCCAACAGTGGGATGTATGAACCTAGCCGCCACGGTGAATGTCTTGTTGTATGACCGCTTGGCTAAATCGTCGAATGTAGAACAAGGCGACGATCTGATCCGTAAAAGTCGTGATAATCGCAATAAACTGCAAGTTGTTTAA
- a CDS encoding TraB/GumN family protein — protein sequence MKNWRPLLLSLLSLPSLLFATTSHAEPLVWKATKGQQQLMLIGTIHLGHKSMYPLPEVLEQFLKTSDGLVLEANLEEGMPQINFDGVTLTKQVLTSEQRKQLETTAKHLKLDPIVLLNLPPWLTAVSIENQTFESLGYDASEGVDQTIQKQAQALKVPVLTFETLAQQLDVLQNLPDNGKSLLLDAISEQGQQNEDIYSCMIQSWQDGDQDNLLELLETSEWDQQTSDDLLYSRNQDWIKKITDPSFLSPTGHYVIAVGALHLIAEQNLIQALTDHGYHVTQVTTSSDSYCPL from the coding sequence ATGAAAAACTGGCGTCCTCTTCTACTTTCTTTATTGTCACTGCCCTCTTTGTTGTTTGCGACAACAAGTCATGCCGAACCATTGGTTTGGAAAGCGACCAAAGGACAACAACAATTAATGCTGATCGGTACCATTCACCTTGGGCACAAAAGTATGTACCCGCTGCCAGAAGTATTAGAACAATTTTTAAAAACCAGTGATGGATTAGTATTAGAAGCCAACCTTGAAGAAGGCATGCCACAAATAAACTTTGATGGTGTCACACTCACCAAGCAAGTACTGACTTCCGAGCAAAGAAAGCAACTTGAAACAACCGCAAAACACCTCAAACTCGACCCGATAGTGTTACTCAATTTACCGCCTTGGTTAACCGCAGTCAGCATTGAAAATCAAACCTTTGAATCGCTTGGTTATGACGCCAGTGAAGGGGTAGATCAGACCATACAAAAACAAGCACAAGCATTAAAAGTCCCAGTACTCACTTTTGAAACCCTTGCCCAACAACTTGATGTATTGCAGAACCTACCTGATAACGGAAAAAGCTTATTACTTGATGCAATCAGTGAGCAAGGACAACAAAATGAAGATATTTATTCGTGCATGATTCAAAGCTGGCAAGATGGCGATCAAGACAACTTACTCGAACTACTCGAAACATCTGAATGGGATCAGCAAACCAGTGATGATCTACTGTATAGCCGTAACCAAGATTGGATAAAAAAAATCACTGACCCATCGTTTTTATCTCCGACAGGTCACTATGTTATTGCGGTCGGTGCCTTGCATTTAATCGCCGAACAAAACTTGATTCAAGCACTGACTGATCACGGTTATCACGTTACTCAGGTCACCACCAGCAGCGACAGTTATTGCCCGCTTTAA